A region from the Spea bombifrons isolate aSpeBom1 chromosome 7, aSpeBom1.2.pri, whole genome shotgun sequence genome encodes:
- the LOC128501180 gene encoding serine protease 33-like has product MAQRGPWALTLLFLATSFPHIASYSGCGKPLTSDRIVGGQDALYGEWPWQVSLRKGGYHICGGSMIDTQWVITAAHCFIQPYLPSDYSVNLGAYQLSVPSGVMAKVSNIYIHPTYKRAGSSGDIALIKLQNPVPYTDYMLPVCIPASDVVFPSGLSCFVTGWGSIRQGVSLPSPQTLQKVQIPIIDRTTCDAMYHANNPTLLPNVTIILWDMICAGFKDGQKDSCQGDSGGPLVCRWDGSWLLAGIVSWGFGCAIPSRPGVYTHVPSYSVWIKQHIPAFELTPAIISLDTANGSGGPSFCLALVLLLALVLHEFV; this is encoded by the exons ATGGCGCAGCGGGGACCCTGGGCTCTGACTCTCCTTTTCCTGGCCACAA GTTTCCCGCACATAGCATCATACTCAG GTTGCGGAAAGCCTCTGACATCAGACCGGATTGTTGGAGGTCAAGATGCGCTATACGGGGAGTGGCCGTGGCAAGTCAGCCTGAGGAAGGGTGGATACCACATCTGCGGGGGCTCCATGATTGACACCCAATGGGTCATTACTGCTGCACACTGCTTCATACA GCCGTATTTGCCCTCGGACTATAGCGTGAATCTTGGAGCATACCAGCTGTCGGTACCCAGTGGGGTAATGGCTAAAGTCAGCAACATTTACATCCACCCCACATACAAGCGGGCAGGATCCAGCGGAGATATCGCCCTCATTAAACTTCAGAACCCCGTGCCGTACACGGACTACATGCTGCCCGTTTGCATCCCCGCTTCAGACGTTGTGTTCCCGAGTGGCCTTAGCTGCTTTGTGACTGGCTGGGGGTCCATCCGACAAGGAG TGAGTCTTCCATCTCCACAAACACTCCAGAAGGTCCAAATTCCGATCATAGATCGAACGACGTGTGATGCCATGTACCACGCGAACAaccccactctgctccccaaTGTCACCATCATCCTGTGGGATATGATATGCGCAGGATTCAAGGATGGACAGAAAGATTCATGTCAG GGTGACTCCGGTGGCCCCCTCGTGTGCCGATGGGATGGCTCATGGCTTCTAGCTGGAATAGTGAGCTGGGGTTTCGGATGCGCCATCCCCAGCCGCCCTGGCGTATACACTCACGTCCCCTCGTACTCAGTCTGGATCAAGCAGCACATACCGGCGTTTGAGCTCACCCCCGCCATCATCAGCCTGGACACCGCCAATGGTTCGGGGGGTCCCTCCTTCTGCCTTgccctcgtcctcctcctcgccCTCGTCCTGCATGAGTTTGTGTAG
- the PHGDH gene encoding D-3-phosphoglycerate dehydrogenase: MSLSEIRRILISDSLAPACASILRSQGGIEVTESPGLSPEQLLSVIKDYDGLIVRSATKVGADVLQAGSRLKVVGRAGTGVDNVDVEAATKNGVIVMNTPTGNSISAAELTCGLILSLSRQIPQAAASMKEGRWDRKKFMGSELHGKTLGVLGLGRIGKEVAVRMQAFQMKTIGYDPVIPPEVTAEFGVQQFALEEIWEQCDYITVHTPLLPSTTGLINDEAFSRCKRGVRVINCARGGIIDEEALLRALESGQCGGAGLDVFTEEPPRDKALVNHPLVISLPHLGASTNEAQNRCGEEIALQIVDLVKGKALIGAVNAPALSRAFSPKTKPWIQLGEALGVLLRALLPKLSGDIQLTTSGEALRDAGSYLCSAVTVGLLRGTEERLNLVNATFFARNLGIKVTSLHCSENGEEVLALSCGGLQLLGGLSGSSPCLLQIGSSTFHSPVSLHGTLLLWEGQAPLPKLIEVLAESGGHLRVFHVSEGHSVAGVSSPLSDLSPLGPCTQLAF; this comes from the exons ATGTCTCTCTCAGAGATCCGCCGCATTCTGATCAGCGACAGTCTCGCCCCGGCTTGTGCCAGCATCCTGCGCTCTCAGGGTGGCATCGAGGTGACAGAGTCCCCGGGACTGTCTCCCGAGCAGCTGCTCTCCGTGATCAAG GACTATGACGGGCTCATCGTGCGATCAGCGACCAAAGTTGGCGCCGACGTCCTGCAGGCCGGGTCGAGGCTCAAGGTGGTGGGGCGAGCCGGGACCGGAGTGGACAACGTGGACGTGGAAGCTGCCACCAAGaatggggtcattgtcatgaa CACGCCGACCGGCAACAGCATCAGCGCTGCGGAGCTCACCTGCGGCCTCATCCTCAGCCTGTCCAG ACAGATCCCCCAAGCAGCAGCCTCCATGAAGGAAGGACGCTGGGACCGCAAGAAG TTTATGGGCTCTGAGCTCCACGGGAAGACTTTGGGGGTCCTGGGCCTCGGCCGCATCGGGAAGGAGGTCGCCGTCAGGATGCAGGCCTTCCAGATGAAG actATCGGTTACGATCCGGTGATCCCCCCGGAGGTGACGGCGGAATTCGGGGTTCAACAATTCGCACTCGAAGAAATCTGGGAACAGTGTGATTACATCACCGTGCACACGCCACTCCTCCCCTCCACCACAG GACTGATTAACGACGAAGCCTTCTCCAGGTGTAAGCGGGGAGTGCGGGTTATAAACTGTgcacggggaggaataattgaTGAAGAGGCATTACTGCGGGCGCTCGAGAGCGGGCAGTGCGGGGGAGCCGGCCTCGATGTATTCACTGAG GAGCCACCAAGGGATAAAGCGCTGGTTAACCACCCTCTGGTCATCAGTTTACCCCACCTTGGGGCAAGTACCAACGAGGCACAGAACCGCTGCGGGGAGGAGATCGCTCTGCAGATTGTGGATCTGGTCAAAGGCAAAGCGCTGATTGGAGCA GTTAATGCACCTGCCCTCTCCAGGGCATTTTCCCCTAAAACCAAACCCTGGATCCAGCTGGGGGAAGCTCTGGGCGTTCTCCTCCGAGCCCTGCTACCGAAACTCAGTGGGGATATTCAGCTGACCACATCAG GAGAAGCTCTGAGAGACGCCGGATCGTACCTGTGCTCCGCGGTGACCGTGGGACTTCTCCGTGGAACTGAAGAAAGGCTCAACCTTGTTAATGCCACGTTCTTCGCCAGGAACCTGGGCATCAAG GTCACCTCGCTGCATTGCTCTGAGAATGGGGAGGAAGTACTGGCCCTGTCCTGTGGTGGTCTCCAGCTGCTGGGTGGGTTGAGTGGTTCTTCTCCATGCCTCCTTCAGATTGGATCCTCCACGTTCCACAGCCCCGTGTCCCTCCACGGAACCCTCCTGCTATGGGAAGGTCAAGCTCCCCTCCCGAAGCTTATAG AGGTTCTGGCAGAGTCCGGAGGTCACCTGCGGGTGTTCCACGTATCAGAAGGACACAGTGTGGCCGGAGTCTCCTCTCCGCTCTCGGATCTGTCTCCCCTGGGACCCTGCACCCAGCTCGCGTTCTGA